One window of the Bdellovibrionales bacterium genome contains the following:
- a CDS encoding YheU family protein: MEIQLEQLSDEAIAGIIENFILREGTDYGSVEVSERKSEQIRQQIDCGDMKIVFVQDSETINSTDKSRIQIAHQFKGTKINFLTRLRSSSIQPGLRPRGSPRYPFVSNNPIKYYE; encoded by the coding sequence ATCGAGATCCAGCTTGAACAGCTCTCTGATGAGGCTATCGCGGGAATTATAGAAAATTTTATCTTACGCGAGGGAACTGACTACGGATCTGTCGAAGTGTCCGAAAGAAAATCAGAGCAAATTCGCCAACAAATTGATTGTGGGGACATGAAGATTGTTTTTGTCCAGGACTCCGAGACTATAAATTCTACTGACAAATCGCGAATTCAAATTGCTCATCAGTTCAAAGGGACCAAAATTAATTTCTTGACTCGCCTTAGGAGTTCCTCCATCCAGCCTGGGTTAAGGCCTAGGGGTTCCCCACGGTACCCTTTTGTCTCAAACAACCCGATAAAATATTATGAGTGA